The Streptomyces avermitilis MA-4680 = NBRC 14893 genome contains a region encoding:
- a CDS encoding GntR family transcriptional regulator: protein MTAPVVHSLREQIREHIVEGIVSGRWKPGERIVERRIATELEVSQTPVREALRELESLRLIESAPNKGVRVRNLTAADLEESYPVRAGLEAIAAELAAGRLAEDCSALEPHVAALYEADRHADGTAQVRHTVAFHRELVRAAGNSVLLHTWEGLGIEVFTALSIRWLGTVQQSYAEEHEALVDAFRRRDPLIAELVKAHVLGCAPRA, encoded by the coding sequence ATGACCGCGCCCGTCGTCCACTCGCTGCGCGAACAGATCCGCGAGCACATCGTGGAGGGGATCGTCAGCGGGCGCTGGAAGCCGGGCGAGCGGATCGTCGAGCGGCGGATCGCGACGGAGCTGGAGGTCAGCCAGACCCCCGTACGGGAGGCGCTGCGCGAGCTGGAGTCGCTGCGGCTGATCGAGTCGGCGCCCAACAAGGGCGTACGGGTGCGCAACCTGACCGCCGCGGACCTCGAGGAGAGCTACCCCGTACGAGCCGGTCTGGAGGCCATCGCGGCGGAGCTGGCGGCCGGGCGGCTGGCCGAGGACTGCTCGGCCCTCGAACCGCACGTCGCGGCGCTGTACGAGGCGGACCGGCACGCCGACGGGACCGCCCAGGTGCGGCACACCGTGGCCTTCCACCGGGAACTGGTGCGGGCGGCGGGGAACTCCGTCCTGCTCCACACCTGGGAGGGCCTGGGCATCGAGGTCTTCACGGCCCTGTCCATCCGCTGGCTGGGGACGGTGCAGCAGTCGTACGCGGAGGAGCACGAGGCCCTCGTCGACGCCTTCCGGCGCCGGGACCCGCTGATCGCGGAACTCGTGAAGGCGCATGTGCTCGGGTGCGCTCCGCGAGCGTGA
- the sucB gene encoding 2-oxoglutarate dehydrogenase, E2 component, dihydrolipoamide succinyltransferase, with the protein MPVSVTLPALGESVTEGTVTRWLKAEGERVEADEPLLEVSTDKVDTEIPSPAAGVLASIKVAEDETVEVGAELAVIDDGTGAPAAAPAPAAEQAAEQVAPPAPEPAPQATPSTEQAAPAPAPTAEAAAGAGSAEGTDVVLPALGESVTEGTVTRWLKEVGEEVSEDEPLLEVSTDKVDTEIPAPASGTLLLEIVVGEDETAEVGAKLAVIGAPGAAPAAAPAQAAPAPAAAPAAPAPAPAAPAPAAPAPAPAAPAPAQAAPAAPAAPAQAAPAPAAPQAPAAPAPAPVTPAAAPAATSGDDGAYVTPLVRKLAAENGVDLATVKGTGVGGRIRKQDVTAAAEAAKAAAPAPAAAPAAAKKAPALEVSPLRGQTVKMPRIRKVIGDNMVKALHEQAQLSSVVEVDITRLMKLRAQAKDSFAAREGVKLSPMPFFVKAAAQALKAHPAVNARINVDEGTITYFDTENIGIAVDSEKGLMTPVIKHAGDLNIAGIAKATADLAGKVRANKITPDELSGATFTISNTGSRGALFDTIIVPPNQVAILGIGATVKRPAVIETEEGTVIGVRDMTYLTLSYDHRLVDGADAARYLTAVKAILEAGEFEVELGL; encoded by the coding sequence ATGCCGGTTTCCGTAACCCTTCCGGCGCTCGGCGAGAGCGTCACCGAGGGCACTGTCACCCGCTGGCTGAAGGCCGAGGGTGAACGCGTCGAGGCCGACGAGCCGCTGCTCGAGGTGTCGACCGACAAGGTCGACACCGAGATCCCCTCCCCCGCCGCCGGCGTGCTCGCGTCCATCAAGGTCGCCGAGGACGAGACGGTCGAGGTCGGCGCCGAGCTGGCCGTCATCGACGACGGCACGGGCGCGCCCGCCGCCGCCCCGGCCCCGGCCGCCGAGCAGGCCGCCGAGCAGGTCGCCCCGCCGGCTCCCGAGCCGGCGCCGCAGGCCACCCCGTCCACCGAGCAGGCCGCCCCCGCGCCGGCCCCGACCGCCGAGGCCGCCGCCGGCGCCGGCAGCGCCGAGGGCACCGACGTCGTCCTGCCCGCGCTGGGCGAGTCGGTCACCGAGGGCACCGTCACCCGCTGGCTGAAGGAGGTCGGCGAGGAGGTCTCGGAGGACGAGCCGCTGCTCGAGGTCTCCACGGACAAGGTCGACACCGAGATCCCGGCGCCCGCCTCCGGCACGCTGCTGCTCGAGATCGTGGTCGGCGAGGACGAGACGGCCGAGGTCGGCGCGAAGCTCGCCGTCATCGGTGCGCCCGGTGCCGCTCCGGCGGCCGCCCCGGCGCAGGCCGCGCCCGCGCCCGCCGCCGCCCCGGCCGCCCCGGCTCCCGCCCCGGCTGCCCCGGCTCCGGCCGCTCCGGCTCCGGCTCCGGCCGCCCCGGCCCCGGCTCAGGCCGCCCCCGCGGCGCCCGCCGCCCCGGCTCAGGCCGCTCCGGCCCCGGCCGCTCCGCAGGCCCCGGCCGCCCCGGCGCCGGCCCCCGTCACCCCGGCCGCGGCGCCCGCCGCGACCTCCGGTGACGACGGCGCCTACGTGACCCCGCTGGTGCGCAAGCTCGCCGCCGAGAACGGCGTCGACCTGGCCACCGTCAAGGGCACCGGCGTCGGCGGCCGCATCCGCAAGCAGGACGTCACCGCCGCCGCCGAGGCCGCGAAGGCCGCCGCTCCGGCGCCCGCCGCCGCTCCGGCCGCCGCGAAGAAGGCCCCGGCCCTGGAGGTCTCCCCCCTCCGCGGCCAGACCGTCAAGATGCCCCGCATCCGCAAGGTCATCGGCGACAACATGGTGAAGGCCCTGCACGAGCAGGCCCAGCTCTCCTCGGTCGTCGAGGTGGACATCACCCGCCTGATGAAGCTCCGCGCGCAGGCGAAGGACTCCTTCGCGGCCCGCGAGGGCGTCAAGCTCTCCCCGATGCCGTTCTTCGTGAAGGCGGCGGCCCAGGCGCTGAAGGCCCACCCGGCCGTCAACGCCCGGATCAACGTGGACGAGGGCACGATCACCTACTTCGACACCGAGAACATCGGTATCGCGGTGGACTCCGAGAAGGGCCTGATGACCCCGGTCATCAAGCACGCGGGCGACCTCAACATCGCCGGTATCGCCAAGGCCACCGCCGACCTGGCGGGCAAGGTCCGGGCGAACAAGATCACCCCGGACGAGCTGTCCGGCGCGACCTTCACCATCTCCAACACCGGCTCGCGCGGCGCGCTCTTCGACACGATCATCGTGCCGCCGAACCAGGTCGCGATCCTCGGCATCGGTGCCACGGTCAAGCGCCCGGCCGTCATCGAGACGGAGGAGGGTACGGTCATCGGCGTCCGCGACATGACGTACCTGACGCTCTCCTACGACCACCGTCTGGTGGACGGCGCCGACGCGGCCCGTTACCTGACCGCGGTCAAGGCGATCCTGGAGGCGGGCGAGTTCGAGGTCGAGCTCGGCCTGTAA
- the lpdA gene encoding dihydrolipoyl dehydrogenase, translating into MANDASTVFDLVILGGGSGGYAAALRGAQLGLDVALIEKDKVGGTCLHRGCIPTKALLHAGEIADQARESEQFGVKATFEGIDVPAVHKYKDGVISGLYKGLQGLIASRKVTYIEGEGRLSSPTSVDVNGQRVQGRHVLLATGSVPKSLPGLAIDGNRIISSDHALVLDRVPESAIVLGGGVIGVEFASAWKSFGADVTVIEGLKHLVPVEDENSSKLLERAFRKRGIKFNLGTFFSKAEYTQNGVKVTLADGKEFEAEVLLVAVGRGPVSQGLGYEEQGVAMDRGYVLVDEYMRTNVPTISAVGDLVPTLQLAHVGFAEGILVAERLAGLKTVPIDYDGVPRVTYCHPEVASVGITEAKAKEIYGADKVVALKYNLAGNGKSKILNTAGEIKLVQVKDGAVVGVHMVGDRMGEQVGEAQLIYNWEALPAEVAQLIHAHPTQNEAMGEAHLALAGKPLHSHD; encoded by the coding sequence GTGGCGAACGACGCCAGCACCGTTTTCGACCTAGTGATCCTCGGCGGTGGTAGCGGTGGTTACGCCGCGGCCCTGCGCGGAGCGCAGCTGGGCCTGGACGTCGCCCTGATCGAGAAGGACAAGGTCGGCGGTACCTGCCTGCACCGTGGGTGCATCCCCACCAAGGCGCTGCTGCACGCGGGCGAGATCGCCGACCAGGCCCGCGAGAGCGAGCAGTTCGGCGTCAAGGCCACCTTCGAGGGCATCGACGTACCGGCCGTCCACAAGTACAAGGACGGGGTCATCTCGGGCCTGTACAAGGGTCTGCAGGGGCTGATCGCCTCCCGCAAGGTGACGTACATCGAGGGTGAGGGCCGTCTGTCCTCCCCGACCTCCGTCGACGTGAACGGCCAGCGCGTCCAGGGCCGCCACGTGCTCCTGGCGACCGGCTCCGTGCCGAAGTCGCTGCCGGGCCTGGCGATCGACGGCAACCGCATCATCTCCTCCGACCACGCGCTGGTCCTGGACCGCGTCCCGGAGTCCGCGATCGTGCTCGGCGGCGGCGTCATCGGCGTCGAGTTCGCCTCCGCGTGGAAGTCCTTCGGAGCCGACGTGACGGTGATCGAGGGCCTCAAGCACCTCGTCCCGGTCGAGGACGAGAACTCCTCCAAGCTTCTTGAGCGCGCGTTCCGCAAGCGCGGCATCAAGTTCAACCTGGGCACCTTCTTCTCGAAGGCCGAGTACACCCAGAACGGTGTCAAGGTCACCCTCGCCGACGGCAAGGAGTTCGAGGCCGAGGTCCTGCTCGTCGCCGTCGGCCGCGGCCCGGTCTCGCAGGGCCTCGGCTACGAGGAGCAGGGCGTCGCCATGGACCGCGGCTACGTCCTGGTCGACGAGTACATGCGGACGAACGTCCCGACCATCTCCGCCGTCGGTGACCTGGTCCCGACGCTCCAGCTCGCGCACGTCGGCTTCGCCGAGGGCATCCTGGTGGCGGAGCGTCTGGCCGGTCTGAAGACCGTCCCGATCGACTACGACGGCGTGCCGCGGGTGACGTACTGCCACCCCGAGGTCGCCTCCGTGGGCATCACCGAGGCCAAGGCCAAGGAGATCTACGGCGCGGACAAGGTCGTCGCTCTGAAGTACAACCTGGCGGGCAACGGCAAGAGCAAGATCCTCAACACCGCGGGCGAGATCAAGCTCGTCCAGGTGAAGGACGGTGCCGTGGTCGGCGTCCACATGGTCGGTGACCGTATGGGCGAGCAGGTCGGCGAAGCCCAGCTGATCTACAACTGGGAGGCGCTGCCGGCCGAGGTCGCCCAGCTCATCCACGCCCACCCGACGCAGAACGAAGCGATGGGCGAGGCCCACCTGGCCCTCGCGGGCAAGCCGCTGCACTCGCACGACTGA
- a CDS encoding leucyl aminopeptidase codes for MTALTLSTAAASGLRADAIVVGVAKSPKGDKGLVVAPGAEAVDKGYDGKLAAVLETLGASGAEGEVTKLPAPSGFKAPVVVAVGLGAAPEDGQDKGTAFDAEALRRAAGAAARALAGAKKAAFALPVADAADAGTIGEGALLGAYSFDAYKENGRNAKNGKAPLAEVVLLGGKPRDKAFKAAVERAVAVTEELNRARDLINTPPNDLNPESFAAVAQAAAKEHGIKVQVLDEKALTKGGYGGILGVGAGSAAGPRLVKLSYTSSKAKKHLAFVGKGITYDSGGISLKPAGHNETMKCDMSGAAAVFAAVVAAARLGLEVNVTGWLALAENMPSGTATRPGDVLRMYSGKTVEVLNTDAEGRLVLADALWAASEEKPDAIVDVATLTGAMMLALGNRLFGVMANDDAFRTAVVEAAEEVGEDSWPMPLPEHLRKGMDSPTADIANMGERMGGGLVAGLFLREFVGEGITWAHLDIAGPAFNEAAPFGYTPKGGTGTAVRTLVRLAELTAAGDLG; via the coding sequence GTGACTGCTCTCACTCTCAGCACCGCCGCAGCGTCCGGCCTGCGCGCCGACGCGATCGTGGTCGGTGTGGCGAAGAGCCCGAAGGGCGACAAGGGACTCGTCGTCGCACCGGGCGCCGAGGCCGTGGACAAGGGGTACGACGGCAAGCTCGCCGCCGTCCTGGAGACCCTCGGCGCCTCGGGGGCCGAGGGCGAGGTGACCAAGCTGCCTGCACCGTCCGGCTTCAAGGCGCCCGTCGTGGTGGCGGTCGGTCTGGGCGCCGCGCCCGAGGACGGCCAGGACAAGGGCACGGCGTTCGACGCCGAAGCACTGCGCCGCGCCGCCGGTGCCGCGGCCCGCGCGCTCGCCGGTGCCAAGAAGGCCGCCTTCGCGCTGCCGGTCGCGGACGCCGCCGACGCCGGCACGATCGGCGAGGGCGCGCTCCTCGGCGCGTACTCCTTCGACGCCTACAAGGAGAACGGCAGGAACGCCAAGAACGGCAAGGCCCCGCTCGCCGAGGTCGTCCTGCTCGGCGGCAAGCCCCGCGACAAGGCGTTCAAGGCGGCCGTCGAGCGCGCCGTCGCCGTCACGGAGGAGCTCAACCGTGCCCGCGACCTGATCAACACCCCGCCGAACGACCTGAACCCGGAGTCGTTCGCCGCCGTCGCGCAGGCCGCGGCCAAGGAGCACGGCATCAAGGTGCAGGTGCTCGACGAGAAGGCCCTGACGAAGGGCGGCTACGGCGGCATCCTCGGCGTCGGCGCCGGCTCGGCCGCCGGTCCCCGGCTGGTGAAGCTGTCGTACACCTCGTCCAAGGCGAAGAAGCACCTCGCCTTCGTCGGCAAGGGCATCACGTACGACTCGGGCGGCATCTCGCTCAAGCCGGCCGGCCACAACGAGACGATGAAGTGCGACATGAGCGGCGCGGCGGCGGTCTTCGCCGCGGTCGTGGCCGCCGCCCGCCTGGGCCTGGAGGTCAACGTCACCGGCTGGCTCGCGCTGGCCGAGAACATGCCGTCGGGTACCGCGACCCGCCCCGGCGACGTGCTGCGCATGTACAGCGGCAAGACCGTCGAGGTGCTCAACACGGACGCCGAGGGCCGGCTGGTCCTCGCCGACGCGCTGTGGGCCGCGTCCGAGGAGAAGCCGGACGCGATCGTCGACGTGGCGACCCTGACCGGCGCGATGATGCTGGCGCTCGGCAACCGCCTCTTCGGCGTCATGGCGAACGACGACGCCTTCCGCACCGCGGTCGTCGAGGCCGCCGAGGAGGTCGGCGAGGACTCCTGGCCGATGCCGCTGCCCGAGCACCTGCGCAAGGGCATGGACTCCCCCACGGCCGACATCGCCAACATGGGCGAGCGGATGGGCGGCGGCCTGGTCGCCGGCCTGTTCCTGCGCGAGTTCGTGGGCGAGGGCATCACCTGGGCGCACCTCGACATCGCGGGCCCGGCCTTCAACGAGGCGGCCCCCTTCGGCTACACCCCGAAGGGCGGCACGGGCACGGCGGTCCGCACGCTGGTCCGCCTCGCGGAGCTGACGGCCGCGGGCGACCTGGGCTAG
- a CDS encoding adenosylcobinamide-GDP ribazoletransferase translates to MPKPPLLDGLRFAFGTLTVLPVRVTRWDRAAARGGMLCAPVAGLVVGLLAAALGTLLLLLGASPLLAAVATAAVPAVLTRGLHLDGLADTADGLGSGKPAEDALRIMKQSDIGPFGVITLVFVLLAQVAALAQAYETSWARGAFAAVVSAGAARLVLTLAARTGVPPARPEGLGAAVAGTVPVTGALLTAGAVIAAAAGAGALFGTYDVVRTALAVLLAVAAAELLLRHCTRRFGGVTGDVFGGLAETAATTALVVLSLA, encoded by the coding sequence GTGCCCAAGCCCCCGCTTCTCGACGGTCTCCGTTTCGCCTTCGGCACCCTGACCGTCCTGCCGGTCCGGGTGACCCGCTGGGACCGTGCCGCCGCGCGCGGCGGGATGTTGTGCGCGCCGGTCGCCGGACTGGTGGTCGGGCTGCTCGCCGCGGCGCTCGGCACGCTGCTGCTCCTGCTGGGCGCGAGCCCGTTGCTCGCCGCCGTGGCCACCGCCGCCGTGCCCGCCGTCCTCACCCGCGGGCTCCACCTCGACGGGCTCGCCGACACCGCGGACGGCCTCGGCAGCGGCAAGCCCGCCGAGGACGCGCTGCGGATCATGAAGCAGTCGGACATCGGCCCGTTCGGCGTGATCACTCTGGTGTTCGTGCTGCTCGCCCAGGTGGCCGCGCTCGCCCAGGCGTACGAGACCTCGTGGGCCCGGGGCGCGTTCGCGGCCGTGGTCTCGGCGGGCGCGGCCCGGCTCGTACTCACCCTGGCCGCGCGCACCGGCGTACCACCGGCGCGTCCGGAGGGCCTGGGCGCGGCGGTCGCGGGCACGGTGCCCGTAACGGGCGCGCTGCTCACCGCGGGCGCCGTCATCGCGGCGGCGGCCGGGGCGGGCGCCCTGTTCGGGACGTACGACGTCGTCCGTACGGCGCTGGCGGTCCTCCTCGCCGTCGCCGCGGCGGAGCTGCTCCTGCGGCACTGCACGCGCCGCTTCGGCGGAGTGACCGGAGACGTCTTCGGCGGCCTCGCGGAAACCGCGGCGACGACGGCCCTCGTCGTCCTGTCACTCGCCTGA
- a CDS encoding phosphatidylglycerol lysyltransferase domain-containing protein: MGDARITAEQERTPARSGGGEGRSTGTSQRAAAFVVWYLRAVTFINFLSAVWVSLGQDVRRHNQENYFTPYLLTAGFASGVFTMFLAITMRRRKRAAWILNLVLSGLFLLLFAFAMSFPEIRQYAQNWISIVLTAAFVGSLVLGRREFYAKGDRSNPKLAAAVAVGGLLASSLLAALLVTTTNQAPDAYRSTFLERWNYGTQRLVSVAADGSHFPGITTPNWVNVVINVLSTLLVLAVFYAAFRSRRAVDPLSEDDEKRLRALLDKNGDRDSLGYFALRREKSVVWSPTGKAAVAYRVVGGVSLASGDPIGDPEAWPGAIAPWLDEARAHGWIPAVMGASEEAGTIYARHGLDALELGDEALVETAEFTLEGRAMRTVRQAYNRIARAGYKVRIRRHEDIPADEMAYFLKRADDWRDGATERGFSMALGRLGDPDDGQCVMLECRDAEGELRALLSFVPWGPRGLSLDLMRRDRACENGLMEFMVIELLRRAREIKITQVSLNFAMFRSVFERGARLGAGPVLRLWRSLLSFFSRWWQIESLYRANAKYRPIWEPRFLLFEKSADLLRIGVAAARAEGFLEAPGLPKWLHRRHLESHR, translated from the coding sequence ATGGGAGATGCCCGAATTACCGCGGAACAGGAACGGACTCCGGCCCGGTCGGGCGGTGGGGAGGGGCGGTCCACCGGGACCTCGCAGCGGGCCGCGGCGTTCGTCGTCTGGTATCTGCGGGCTGTCACGTTCATCAACTTCCTCAGCGCCGTCTGGGTCTCCCTCGGCCAGGACGTACGGCGGCACAACCAGGAGAACTACTTCACGCCCTACCTGCTGACGGCCGGCTTCGCGTCGGGCGTGTTCACGATGTTCCTCGCCATCACCATGCGGCGCCGCAAGCGGGCCGCCTGGATCCTGAACCTCGTGCTCAGCGGCCTGTTCCTGCTGCTGTTCGCCTTCGCGATGTCCTTCCCGGAGATCCGGCAGTACGCCCAGAACTGGATCTCGATCGTCCTCACCGCCGCCTTCGTCGGCTCCCTCGTCCTCGGCCGCCGGGAGTTCTACGCCAAGGGCGACCGGTCGAACCCCAAGCTCGCCGCGGCCGTCGCGGTCGGCGGACTGCTCGCTTCCTCGCTGCTCGCCGCGCTCCTGGTGACCACCACCAACCAGGCGCCGGACGCGTACCGTTCGACCTTCCTGGAGCGCTGGAACTACGGCACCCAGCGGCTGGTCTCGGTCGCCGCCGACGGCTCCCACTTCCCGGGGATCACCACTCCCAACTGGGTCAACGTCGTCATCAACGTGCTCAGTACGCTGCTCGTGCTGGCCGTCTTCTACGCCGCCTTCCGCTCCCGCCGCGCCGTCGACCCGCTCTCCGAGGACGACGAGAAGCGGCTGCGCGCCCTGCTCGACAAGAACGGCGACCGCGACTCACTGGGCTACTTCGCGCTGCGCCGGGAGAAGAGCGTGGTGTGGTCGCCCACCGGCAAGGCCGCGGTCGCCTACCGCGTCGTCGGCGGCGTCTCACTGGCCTCGGGCGATCCGATCGGTGACCCGGAGGCCTGGCCCGGCGCCATCGCCCCCTGGCTCGACGAGGCCCGCGCACACGGATGGATCCCGGCGGTGATGGGCGCGAGCGAGGAGGCGGGCACCATCTACGCCCGGCACGGGCTCGACGCGCTCGAACTCGGCGACGAAGCCCTCGTGGAGACCGCCGAGTTCACCCTGGAGGGGCGGGCCATGCGCACCGTCCGGCAGGCGTACAACCGGATCGCACGCGCCGGGTACAAGGTGCGCATCCGGCGCCACGAGGACATCCCCGCCGACGAGATGGCGTACTTCCTGAAGCGTGCCGACGACTGGCGGGACGGGGCCACCGAGCGCGGGTTCAGCATGGCGCTGGGGCGGCTCGGCGATCCCGACGACGGGCAGTGCGTGATGCTCGAATGCAGGGATGCCGAAGGCGAGTTGCGGGCCCTGCTCTCCTTCGTGCCCTGGGGACCGCGGGGGCTCTCGCTCGACCTCATGCGACGCGACCGCGCCTGCGAGAACGGACTCATGGAGTTCATGGTGATCGAACTCCTGCGCCGCGCCCGGGAGATCAAGATCACTCAGGTTTCGCTCAACTTCGCCATGTTTCGTTCCGTCTTCGAACGTGGTGCACGCCTCGGCGCCGGACCGGTGCTGCGGCTGTGGCGGTCCCTGCTCAGCTTCTTCTCGCGCTGGTGGCAGATCGAGTCGCTGTACCGCGCCAACGCGAAGTACCGGCCCATCTGGGAGCCCCGGTTCCTGCTCTTCGAAAAGAGCGCGGACCTGCTGCGCATCGGTGTCGCCGCCGCGCGTGCCGAGGGGTTTCTGGAGGCGCCGGGGCTGCCGAAGTGGCTGCACCGCAGGCACCTGGAGTCGCACAGATGA
- the cobT gene encoding nicotinate-nucleotide--dimethylbenzimidazole phosphoribosyltransferase, whose protein sequence is MSSLNLDDFSDLIERPDGGVRRDAEARRERQIVPPGSLGRLDDLGEWLAAAQSAVPVRPVERPRVVLFAGDHGVASLGVSARPAGSADQLVRAVLEGASPASILARRLNVPVRVVDMALDCEPDALPESVVRHRVRRGSGRIDVEDALTLEEAEAAFRAGVAVADEEADAGTDLVVLGDVSVGGTTAAAVLIAALCGTDASVVTGRGGLAIDDLAWMRKCAAVRDALRRARPVLGDQLQLLAAVGGADLAAMTGFLLQSAARKTPVILDGVVSAACALVGQRIAFRAPDWWLAGQNSGEPAQAKALDRMALEPLLNHGVTVGEGAGALLALPLVQAAAALAAELPEKPEELEAGEGPEAAEESSPEPENPEALAE, encoded by the coding sequence ATGAGCTCGCTGAATCTCGACGACTTCTCCGACCTGATCGAGCGCCCGGACGGCGGGGTGCGCCGCGACGCCGAGGCGCGCCGAGAGCGACAGATCGTGCCGCCCGGGTCCCTGGGCCGCCTCGACGACCTGGGTGAGTGGCTGGCCGCGGCGCAGTCGGCGGTGCCGGTGCGGCCGGTCGAGCGCCCTCGCGTGGTGCTCTTCGCGGGCGACCACGGGGTCGCCTCGCTCGGCGTGTCGGCGCGGCCCGCGGGCAGCGCCGACCAGTTGGTGCGGGCGGTGCTGGAGGGCGCGAGCCCGGCGTCGATCCTGGCGCGGCGGCTGAACGTGCCGGTGCGGGTGGTCGACATGGCGTTGGACTGCGAGCCGGACGCCCTGCCGGAGAGTGTCGTACGGCACCGGGTGCGGCGCGGCAGCGGGCGCATCGACGTCGAGGACGCGCTGACCCTGGAGGAGGCCGAGGCGGCGTTCCGGGCGGGGGTCGCGGTCGCGGACGAGGAGGCGGACGCGGGGACGGATCTCGTCGTACTCGGTGATGTGAGTGTCGGCGGGACGACCGCGGCGGCCGTGCTGATCGCCGCGCTGTGCGGCACGGACGCGTCCGTGGTGACCGGGCGCGGGGGGCTGGCCATCGACGACCTCGCGTGGATGCGGAAGTGCGCGGCGGTACGGGACGCCTTGCGGCGGGCCCGGCCCGTGCTCGGGGATCAGCTTCAGTTGCTGGCGGCGGTGGGCGGGGCGGATCTGGCGGCGATGACCGGGTTCCTGTTGCAGAGCGCGGCGCGCAAGACGCCGGTGATTCTGGACGGCGTGGTGTCGGCCGCGTGTGCGCTGGTCGGGCAGCGGATCGCCTTCCGGGCGCCGGACTGGTGGCTGGCCGGGCAGAACAGCGGGGAGCCGGCGCAGGCGAAGGCGCTGGACCGGATGGCGCTGGAGCCGCTGCTGAACCACGGGGTGACGGTGGGCGAGGGCGCGGGCGCGCTGCTGGCGCTGCCGCTGGTACAGGCCGCGGCGGCACTGGCGGCGGAGCTGCCGGAGAAGCCCGAGGAGCTTGAGGCCGGGGAAGGGCCGGAGGCCGCGGAAGAGTCGTCGCCGGAGCCGGAGAACCCGGAAGCCCTCGCGGAGTAG
- a CDS encoding class I SAM-dependent methyltransferase: MPPTPQAIAARRAAYLGELAQGTDRFHEPRRENCPWCGSKRLRTRLRTPDLRQHKPGSFVVDECRDCAHTFQNPRLTTEGLAFYHRDFPEDPEGRDFPEDPEGREGPEGHERPGGFAERIVAARGSLPRALGFARAGRHLRRHRTAAHAMLSIPEPESWLDVGTGHGHFPESAREIHPYTAFDGLDPTPRVERARAAGRVEEAHRGHLTDPEIIQRLRARYDVVSMFHHLEHTPDPREELRAALAVLRPGGHLLIEGPDPACAFGRLLGKWWMPYGQPRRLHLMPLSNLLAELEARGCVIVRTDRREPHTPYDITGAVSLALARLLPAADAPWRATPPSELRRRLRTALLRVTTPLVVSAAALDHALAPLLSRTRFSNTYRIIARREE; the protein is encoded by the coding sequence ATGCCTCCCACCCCGCAGGCGATCGCGGCGCGCCGCGCCGCGTACCTCGGCGAACTCGCCCAGGGCACCGACCGGTTCCACGAACCGCGCCGCGAGAACTGCCCGTGGTGCGGCTCGAAGCGGCTGCGCACCCGCCTCAGGACCCCCGACCTGAGGCAGCACAAGCCGGGCTCGTTCGTCGTCGACGAGTGCCGGGACTGCGCGCACACCTTCCAGAACCCCCGGCTCACGACCGAGGGACTGGCGTTCTACCACCGCGACTTCCCCGAGGACCCCGAAGGCCGCGACTTCCCCGAAGACCCCGAAGGCCGTGAGGGCCCCGAGGGCCACGAGAGACCTGGGGGCTTCGCCGAGCGCATCGTCGCCGCCCGCGGCAGCCTCCCCCGGGCTCTCGGCTTCGCCCGCGCAGGGCGCCACCTCCGCCGTCACCGCACCGCCGCCCACGCCATGCTGTCCATCCCCGAACCGGAGAGCTGGCTCGACGTCGGCACCGGGCACGGCCACTTCCCGGAGAGCGCCCGCGAGATCCACCCGTACACGGCCTTCGACGGGCTCGACCCCACCCCGCGCGTCGAAAGGGCCCGGGCGGCCGGCCGGGTCGAGGAGGCCCACCGCGGCCACCTCACCGACCCGGAGATCATCCAACGGCTGCGCGCCCGCTACGACGTCGTCAGCATGTTCCATCACCTGGAGCACACGCCGGACCCGCGCGAGGAACTGCGCGCCGCGCTCGCGGTCCTGCGCCCCGGCGGCCATCTGCTGATCGAAGGACCGGACCCGGCCTGCGCGTTCGGCAGGCTGCTCGGCAAGTGGTGGATGCCGTACGGCCAGCCCCGCCGTCTCCATCTGATGCCCCTGAGCAACCTGCTCGCCGAACTGGAGGCACGGGGCTGCGTGATCGTCCGCACCGACCGCCGCGAACCGCACACCCCGTACGACATCACCGGCGCGGTCTCCCTGGCCCTGGCCCGCCTCCTGCCGGCCGCGGACGCACCCTGGCGGGCGACCCCGCCGAGCGAACTCCGGCGCAGGCTGCGCACGGCCCTGCTGCGCGTCACCACCCCCCTGGTGGTCTCGGCCGCGGCCTTGGACCACGCACTGGCCCCGCTCCTCAGCCGCACCCGCTTCTCGAACACGTACCGGATCATCGCGCGCCGGGAGGAGTAG